The genomic interval CTCGTCGTTTCCGGCGGCCTCGGCCCGACGCCCGACGATTGCACGAAAGAAGCCCTCGCTGCGCACTTCGGCTCGCGCCTCGAGCTCGACGCGGAGACTTTGGACGACATCCGCCGCCGCTTCGCCGAGCGCGGCCTGGTGATGCCCGAGTCGAACCGGAAGCAAGCACTCCTGCCGCAGGGCGCTCGCAAGATCCCGAATCCCGTCGGCAGCGCGCCGGGTGTGCACTGGCGCCTGGCAGGCTGCGACGTCTTTCTCCTCCCCGGCGTTCCCGACGAGCTCTGCGCCATGCTCGACTCGTACGTGCTACCAGAGCTGCGGAGGCTCGGCGGGAGAACGCCGGCCCGGCGCGCCGTCTTTCGCACCGTGGGCCTGCCGGAGTCGGAGATCGCTCAGCGCCTGCAGCCGACGATGGCAGCCTACGCCGCCTGGCGCTGGGGCTTCTATCCAGGACGTCAGGGGCTCGACGTGCAGGTCGTGGATGCGAGCAGCAACGCTAGCGCCTCGGAGTTCGACGTGGCATGCGCCGCCGTGCGGGAGGCGCTCGGCGACATCGTCTACACCGAGGAAGAGGGCGTGCCGCTCGAAGAGATCGTTCGACGATTGTGCGTGGAGAAAGGCCACACCTTGGCGGTGGCCGAGTCGTGCACGGGAGGTTTGCTGGGCGGCTGGCTCACCGCCGCTCCGGGGAGCAGCGCCTACTTCATCGGCGGCTTCGTCACCTATGCCGACGCCACGAAGCGCGACTGGTTGGGAGTGCCGGAGGAAATGCTCGCACAGCATGGTGCCGTGAGCGCCGAGGTGGCGATCGCTTTGGCACGATCCGCCCGCGCGCGTGCCGGCGCTACCCTCGGTCTCGCCATCACCGGTGTCGCCGGCCCGGGCGGCGGCACGGCGGACAAGCCCGTGGGTCTCGTCTTCCTGGCCCTATCCGCTCCCGATGGCGAATGGAGCCTACGTTTGCAGCTCGGCCGCCGGCGCGAAGCGAATCGTGCCTACTCCTGTCTTCTCGCCCTCGATCTGCTGCGGCGCTACGAGATTGGACTTCCGCTGGGAGCGTGAGAATGGCCGCCAAGAAAGGACGTGCAGTGACCCCGCGCCAGCAGCGCGTCTCACGTGGTCGCGCCCACTCGCTCCCTGCCACCGCACGCCGTGGCCTGAGGCCGGCCGGCGCCCCGAGCCGAAGCAGATCCTCCTCGAGCCCATCTGCCATTTCCAATCGGAATGCCACCCCGGAACTGAGCCTGGCCGAGATGCAGCGCCGGGTGGACGATTGGATTATGCAGTTCGAGGAAGGCTACTGGCCGCCGCTCTCCATGCTGGCCCGTCTCAGCGAGGAGGTGGGGGAGCTGGCGCGGGAGCTGAACCATCACTACGGCCACAAGCCGAAGAAGGCCGACGAGCGCCCTGGTGACATCGCCCTGGAGGTGGCGGATATCCTCTTCGTCCTGACCTGCCTGTGCAACTCGTTGCAGATCGACATGACGCAGGCCTTCGAGCGCGTCCTCGCCAAGTACACGCACCGCGACGCCCGCCGCTGGACGCCGCGCCGCGTTCGATGAGGGGGAGTGAGGCCCCGTGCCGTGTACACTCTCCCTGGAGCCCTCGAACCTCTGCAGCATTGCACCGGCGACGCCGAACCGGAACGATGCGAGACCGCCGAAGCGAAACGAGCGCACCATGACGAAGATGCTCGCCGCACTCTGTGTCCTGGCGGGGTTCCTACACTCCACGCCGCTCTTCGCGCAGGCCGACCGCGAGCCGCCTCTCGATCGAGTGTATCGGGAGATCGGTGGTGATTCCCTCCACGCCTACGTCTTCCTCCCGCGTGAAGACGGGAAGAGCGACACCACGAACGCGATCCTCCTGTTCCACGGTGGTGGATGGAGTGCTGGCGCGCCGGAGTGGACCTTCGCGGCGGCGCAGCGCTTCGCCGATGCGGGCCTGGTCGCCGTTGCCGTCGAGTACCGCCTGTCGACCGGAGAGGTCACGCCCATCGAGGCGCTGGCCGATGCTTGTGCGGCTTTCGCTTGGATACAGACGCACGCAGCGGAGTTTGGCTCGAGTGGACGCGCAGCGGCCTACGGAGTCTCGGCAGGTGGACAGCTCGTGGCGGCTACGGTGACCGTTGGTTGCCCAGACGACAGGGCCGCCCCGGAGGCATTGCTTCTCTGGTCCCCGGCACTGGATCTCGTCGGCGATCGTTATTTCACCACTCTGCTGCAGGGTCGTGCGAACGCCGCTGAGCTTTCTCCGGCTCGGCACGTGGGTCGCCGTACACCGCCGACCTGCATCGTTCATGGCGAAAAGGACACGCTCACGCCGTTGGCCGGAGTCAAACGGTATTGCGCCGCGCTCACGGCGCTGGGACGCAGGTGCGATCTGCATGTCTACCCTGGGGTGGGGCACTTGCTCACGAGGAACCTCACGAACCAAGAGAGCGACTTCGACCCCGACCCCGTGGCCCGTGCCGATGGGATTGCGCAGCAGACCGAGTTCTTGCGGAGCCTGGGCTTCCTGCCAGGGGCAGGACGTTAGGAAGGCAGTCGTTGTCGCTTCGATGCGGCCGGTGGACGCCGAGGAGGAAGCGTCGATGATCTCAGCGTCCGAAGGACTCGAGCGCCTGCGCGCTGGGAATCGTCGCTTCCTGGCCGACGTACGTAGCCACGACACGCTCGCGAGCCAGGCGCGCCGCCGGGAGCTGACCGCGGGGCAGGAGCCCTTCGCCATCATCCTGGGATGTTCCGACTCGCGGGTGCCAGCGGAGATCGTCTTCGACCAGGGGTTGGGAGATCTGTTCGTCATCCGTGTCGCCGGCAACATCGTCGCGTCTTCCCAAGTGGGCAGCGTCGAGTTCGCCGCGGCGCGGTTCGGCACCAGGCTGGTGGTGGTTCTGGGACACTCGCAATGCGGGGCCGTTCTAGCCACTCTGGAAGAGCTCCAGCAACCGACAGAAAACCAGTCGCGGAACCTGCGCTCGATCGTCGACCGGGTGCGGCCCTCGGTGGAA from Candidatus Krumholzibacteriia bacterium carries:
- a CDS encoding alpha/beta hydrolase fold domain-containing protein; protein product: MTKMLAALCVLAGFLHSTPLFAQADREPPLDRVYREIGGDSLHAYVFLPREDGKSDTTNAILLFHGGGWSAGAPEWTFAAAQRFADAGLVAVAVEYRLSTGEVTPIEALADACAAFAWIQTHAAEFGSSGRAAAYGVSAGGQLVAATVTVGCPDDRAAPEALLLWSPALDLVGDRYFTTLLQGRANAAELSPARHVGRRTPPTCIVHGEKDTLTPLAGVKRYCAALTALGRRCDLHVYPGVGHLLTRNLTNQESDFDPDPVARADGIAQQTEFLRSLGFLPGAGR
- a CDS encoding CinA family nicotinamide mononucleotide deamidase-related protein, producing the protein MSVEVLVVGNEVLAGAVADTNSGAVARALAALGHEVARVTQVGDVPEAIAQAAAEAVQRARVLVVSGGLGPTPDDCTKEALAAHFGSRLELDAETLDDIRRRFAERGLVMPESNRKQALLPQGARKIPNPVGSAPGVHWRLAGCDVFLLPGVPDELCAMLDSYVLPELRRLGGRTPARRAVFRTVGLPESEIAQRLQPTMAAYAAWRWGFYPGRQGLDVQVVDASSNASASEFDVACAAVREALGDIVYTEEEGVPLEEIVRRLCVEKGHTLAVAESCTGGLLGGWLTAAPGSSAYFIGGFVTYADATKRDWLGVPEEMLAQHGAVSAEVAIALARSARARAGATLGLAITGVAGPGGGTADKPVGLVFLALSAPDGEWSLRLQLGRRREANRAYSCLLALDLLRRYEIGLPLGA
- a CDS encoding carbonic anhydrase, with product MISASEGLERLRAGNRRFLADVRSHDTLASQARRRELTAGQEPFAIILGCSDSRVPAEIVFDQGLGDLFVIRVAGNIVASSQVGSVEFAAARFGTRLVVVLGHSQCGAVLATLEELQQPTENQSRNLRSIVDRVRPSVEALLATELTRDPVALVRQAVRANIRVSVNHLRHGSEVVERLIQEDGLVVVGAEYSLETGVVSFFDGVPEVD
- a CDS encoding nucleotide pyrophosphohydrolase, with product MSLAEMQRRVDDWIMQFEEGYWPPLSMLARLSEEVGELARELNHHYGHKPKKADERPGDIALEVADILFVLTCLCNSLQIDMTQAFERVLAKYTHRDARRWTPRRVR